DNA from Chitinophaga pendula:
ATATTCAAGTCTGACAATGCTTATAACCTGAAACATTTCACGGAGATGAATCAGACCTGTGCGGAATGTGGGCAATCTATCGAGATGGAGATAGGATTTTACTTTGGGACGGGGTATGTGAGCTATGCGTTGACGGTAGCGATCAGTGTGGCGTCTTTTATTGCCTGGTGGGTGATCCTTGGATTTTCCCTGTATGACAATCGTTTATTCTGGTGGTTAGGATTTAATGCTTTGTTGTTGATATTGTTGCAGCCACCGTTGATGCGGTTGTCCAGGACGATATGGCTGGCGTTTTTTGTGCGATACCAGCCAGATTATAAAGCGCATATGCACACGCTCCCGCAACAGACTGTGTCTTAAGCGAAATGCCCTCTCCGGAGGGCATTTCTTTTTGTATGGACAACTATTCATGGCTGTATATCTTACAGATACCCGGCGGCATGGGCACTGCCAGGCCGGTATCACACACACAGCTATAAGGGCCATCTGTTTCGGGACAGCGACCTGGCAGACAAGTGCCTCTGCAATAGGCAGCAGCATGTGCTGCGATCCCTCCTTTAATGTTTTTGAGCGCTTCGCGCTTCAGTCCTGCTCCAATGTTTTTGATGCTTTTCATACGTAAAGGTTTTGTAGCAGGAATCTACGGCCTGTTGCTGTAATCTCCTCTCAGCCACTTATATCCATTTCAGCAGCAGTAACAACAGGCAGCACAGCACGATCGCCACAGCCACCCTATTGGCTACATATAAAGTATTGATCAGGCGTTGTTGTTGTATGTTTTTTTCCATTATCATTTGTTTTTTCCAGGTACGTATTTAATGCCTGCCACGGGCTTGGGCCAGCTTTCTTCTTTGTGCGGTACGTATTGCATGGCCTTGGATACGATGGTTGCCAGCTGAGGGCCATTGAATTTACCGACCACATATATAGCGGCGTCGATGCCGGAAGTGATACCGGAGGCGGTGATGATATTACCATCTTCCACGAAACGTACGTCTTTTTGCAGGTGGAGGCTGGGGAAGGTCTCCTGGAAATTATCGGCTACGAACCAGTGAGTGGTGGCATTACGGCCTTTGAGCAGCCCGGCATGGCCGAGGAGATAAGCGCCTGTGCATATTGACATGGTCGTACCTGCGCGGGCCGACATATCACGGATGAATGTGAGCAAATCGGTACTGTCTTTGAGGGCGGCGATCGTTTCCATAGCGGCGCCGGGTATTACGAACAGGTCTGGTTTTGGATAGTCAGTGTGGCTGTTATAATCCGGTTGTAAGCGGATCATTCCTTTTTCTGTCTGTATAGCGTTGGCTTCCAGCGCAATGGTATAGATATGATAGCTATCCTTTGTGAGGCTACCTGCTTTGATGAATACATCGGTGGCGCCGGCGAAGTCCATAAGTTCGACACCCGGATAGATGAGTACTGCTACATTGATACGTTTGTGTTGGGCGGGGGCCTGCTGTGCCTGTGACTGCCAGCTGACGAGCAGCAGGCAGCAGCCTATGTAAAGTATCTTTTTCATGGTACAATATTACTTATCGGGGGGCGAGGGGTTGTTTTGCATA
Protein-coding regions in this window:
- a CDS encoding DJ-1/PfpI family protein, producing the protein MKKILYIGCCLLLVSWQSQAQQAPAQHKRINVAVLIYPGVELMDFAGATDVFIKAGSLTKDSYHIYTIALEANAIQTEKGMIRLQPDYNSHTDYPKPDLFVIPGAAMETIAALKDSTDLLTFIRDMSARAGTTMSICTGAYLLGHAGLLKGRNATTHWFVADNFQETFPSLHLQKDVRFVEDGNIITASGITSGIDAAIYVVGKFNGPQLATIVSKAMQYVPHKEESWPKPVAGIKYVPGKNK
- a CDS encoding DUF983 domain-containing protein is translated as MCAHAKQKKPNLLLSILQNKCPRCRSGKIFKSDNAYNLKHFTEMNQTCAECGQSIEMEIGFYFGTGYVSYALTVAISVASFIAWWVILGFSLYDNRLFWWLGFNALLLILLQPPLMRLSRTIWLAFFVRYQPDYKAHMHTLPQQTVS